The Polyangium aurulentum genomic interval GACGCCGAAGTGAGGGCGTGACGGAGGCCGGCGGCGCCCCTCGAAGCGCGCCGCCGGCCGCATTGCGCAGGCTCTCTACCCGCGGAACCAGCGCGGCTCTTTGTCGAGCGGCACGCCGCCGGACAGCGCCGCGCGCATGCCGCCGGTGAAGAACACGTAGGGGTGGACGAGCTCGGGCCGGCTCGCTTCGTCGATCCGCGCCGACAGCTCGGCGGGGATGTCGAATTCGAGCGCGGCGAGGTTGTCCTCGAGCTGCGACATCTTGGTGGCGCCGAGGATCGTCGAGCTGATGCCGGGCCGCTTGGTGATCCAGTTGATGGCGACCTGCGCGGGCGAGCGGCCGAGCTGCTTGGCCACGTCGAGCAATACGTCGACGATCCGGAAGTTCCTGTCGGTGAAGCGGTTGAACAGCGGGTTATTGGCGTTCTTGAGGGCCGCGAGCCGACCTTCGCCCTCGGTATCGCCGTCCTCCTTGCGCTTGTACTTGCCGGTGAGCAGGCCGCTCGACAGCGGGCTCCAGGGGCAGATGCCCATGCCGAGCTCGAGGGCGGCGGGCACGTGCTCGCGCTCGATGTTGCGCTCGACGAGCGAGTATTCGAGCTGCAATGCGCTCACCCGCTCGAGCCCGCGCAGCTCGGCGATGGTCTGCGCCCGCGCGAGATACCACGCCGGCACGTCGCTGAAGCCGATGTATCGCACCTTGCCCGAGCGCACGAGCGTGTCGAGCGTGTGCATGACCTCCTCGACCGGCGTGAGCGAGTCCCAGGCGTGCAGCCAGTACAGATCGATGTAATCGGTCTGCAGGCGCCGGAGCGAGCCCTCGAGGGCGCGGTAGATGTTCTTGCGCCCATTGCCGCCGGCGTTCGGGTCGCCGGGGGAGGCGTTGAAGGTGAACTTGGTGGCGAGGACGATCCTGTCGCGGTTGCCCGCGTCCTTCATGAGCTTGCCGAGCAGCTCCTCGCTATGGCCGTTCGTGTACCCGTCGGCCGTGTCGATGAAATTGCCGCCGGCCTCGAGGTAGCGGTGGAAGATGGAGCCCGCGGTGGCGGCGTCGCTGCCCCAGCCCCATTGCTCGCCGAAGGTCATGGTCCCCAGGCAGAGCGGCGAGACGCGCAGGCCGCTCCGGCCGAGGAGGTAGTAATCGGTGAGGCTCTTGATGCGCCGGGAGGTGTCGGTCGTCATGGGGGGGATCCTTTCGGGACCGACACCCTAACCACAGCGAGCGGGCGCGGCAAGCCGCGCCCCTGTCAGGCGCGCAGCTTCGTGGCCATCTCGGTGACGCGCTTGCCGAGATAGCGCGCGTGGGCGAGGTTCTTCTCGGTCGGCAGGCCTGCACCCGCCGTGACGCTCGGACCGTAGGGATTGCCGCCCGACTCGAAGACGACCGGATCGGTGTAGCCCGGCGTCACGATGATCCCGCCGAAATGATAGAGCGTGTTGTAGAGCGCGAGCAGCGTCGACTCCTGCCCGCCGTGGACGGTCTGCGCCGAGGTGAAGCCTGCATAGACCTTGTTCGCGAGCTTGCCCTGGAACCACAGTCCGCCGGCCGTATCGATGAACGACTTGAACTGCGACGCGACGTTGCCGAACCGCGTCGGCGTGCCGAACACGACCGCGTCCGCCCACTCGAGGTCCGCCAGCGTGGCGCGCGGCTCGCCCGCCGTGCGATCGACGAACGCCCGCCACGCCGGGTTGCTATCGATGGCCGCTGCCGGCGCGGTCTCCTGGACGAGGCGCACGCGCACCTCGCCGCCCGCCAGGCTCGCGCCCTCGCCGACGGCCTGGGCCATCGCGGAGTTGGTCCCGGTGGACGAATAATAGATCACTGCGACGTTCGGCATGAATGCGATCTCCCTTTCCTGTGATCCCGTTCCCCCGGCCGACATTATCACGGCGCCAGCGCGTCAGGACAGATCGAAGAGCAGCGCCTCGCCGTCGCCGTGCCCTTTGAGAACGACCTCTCCCTCGCCGGTCACGGAGGCGGCGTCGCCCGCGCGCAGGACCTTGCCGTCGATCTCGATCTCGCCGCGCGCCACGTGCACCCAGGCGCTTCGACCGGGCGAAAGCGCGTGGCGAACCTCCTCGCCCGTGCCCAGGATCGTCGCGTAAATGCTCGCGTCCTGGTGGACGGTGACGCTGCCTTCGCGGCCGTCGCGCGAGGCGATGAGCCGGAGCTTGCCGCGCTTGTCCTCGTCCGAGAAGCGCTTCTGCTCGTAGCTCGGCCGCAGGTTGCGCTCCTCGGGCATGATCCAGATCTGCAAGAAATGCACGAGCTCCGAGCGCGAGCCGTTGAATTCGCTGTGCGTGACGCCCGTGCCCGCGGTCATGCGCTGCACGTCGCCGGGCCGGATGACCGAGCCCGTGCCCATTGAATCCTTGTGCTCGAGCGCGCCCTCGAGCACGTACGAGATGATCTCCATATCGCGGTGCGGGTGCGTCCCGAACCCCTGGCCCGGCTGCACGCGGTCCTCGTTGATGACGCGCAGCGGGCCGAAGCCCATGTGGCGCGGGTCGTAGTAGTTCGCGAAAGAGAACGTGTGGTAGCTGTTCAGCCAGCCGTGGTTGGCGTGGCCGCGTTCCTCGGAGCGACGCAACGTGATCATGAGGCTCTCCTTCTCTTTCGTGGGGTTTTTGCGGTTGTCGGTCCGCT includes:
- a CDS encoding aldo/keto reductase, which codes for MTTDTSRRIKSLTDYYLLGRSGLRVSPLCLGTMTFGEQWGWGSDAATAGSIFHRYLEAGGNFIDTADGYTNGHSEELLGKLMKDAGNRDRIVLATKFTFNASPGDPNAGGNGRKNIYRALEGSLRRLQTDYIDLYWLHAWDSLTPVEEVMHTLDTLVRSGKVRYIGFSDVPAWYLARAQTIAELRGLERVSALQLEYSLVERNIEREHVPAALELGMGICPWSPLSSGLLTGKYKRKEDGDTEGEGRLAALKNANNPLFNRFTDRNFRIVDVLLDVAKQLGRSPAQVAINWITKRPGISSTILGATKMSQLEDNLAALEFDIPAELSARIDEASRPELVHPYVFFTGGMRAALSGGVPLDKEPRWFRG
- the wrbA gene encoding NAD(P)H:quinone oxidoreductase → MPNVAVIYYSSTGTNSAMAQAVGEGASLAGGEVRVRLVQETAPAAAIDSNPAWRAFVDRTAGEPRATLADLEWADAVVFGTPTRFGNVASQFKSFIDTAGGLWFQGKLANKVYAGFTSAQTVHGGQESTLLALYNTLYHFGGIIVTPGYTDPVVFESGGNPYGPSVTAGAGLPTEKNLAHARYLGKRVTEMATKLRA
- a CDS encoding pirin family protein, whose amino-acid sequence is MITLRRSEERGHANHGWLNSYHTFSFANYYDPRHMGFGPLRVINEDRVQPGQGFGTHPHRDMEIISYVLEGALEHKDSMGTGSVIRPGDVQRMTAGTGVTHSEFNGSRSELVHFLQIWIMPEERNLRPSYEQKRFSDEDKRGKLRLIASRDGREGSVTVHQDASIYATILGTGEEVRHALSPGRSAWVHVARGEIEIDGKVLRAGDAASVTGEGEVVLKGHGDGEALLFDLS